One genomic segment of Ricinus communis isolate WT05 ecotype wild-type chromosome 3, ASM1957865v1, whole genome shotgun sequence includes these proteins:
- the LOC112534118 gene encoding protein CADMIUM TOLERANCE 5-like yields the protein MCYMLVSSLGILLLSISVNQYQQFRLQKMDPPGYQEMSYVAHVKRRHEEKGCLYAGLFALCCCFCCFEACECCLDMLCCCC from the exons ATGTGTTACATGCTGGTTTCCTCTCTTGGTATTTTGTTATTGAGCATTTCTGTCAATCAATATCAACAG TTTCGTTTACAGAAAATGGATCCTCCAGGTTATCAGGAAATGTCATATGTTGCTCATGTTAAGAGGCGCCATGAGGAGAAAGGCTGCCTCTATGCTGG TTTGTTTGCACTTTGTTGCTGCTTTTGCTGCTTTGAAGCTTGTGAATGTTGTTTAGATATGCTCTGTTGCTGCTGCTAA
- the LOC8278578 gene encoding protein PGR, which yields MEGNIIQPLIGALISSTIAIRAYKRKSLNLSGAIAGFLVMTIHFAVSYRFGAIILAFFLSSSKLTKVGEEKKRRIDADFKEGGQRNWIQVLFNSGIATVLALAIWKLRGWQEVCLDTKESTVLTALLGGIIGHYSCCSGDTWSSELGVLSDATPRLITTFKHVRRGTNGGVTIAGLAAAAAAGGVIGVTFVLFGLFTTSCEYSVALKQLLVIPLSVMAGVCGSLIDSLLGATLQFSGFCTVRNKVVGKPGPTVKKISGLSILDNNAVNLISIILTSLLTSIFCVYIF from the exons ATGGAAGGAAACATAATCCAACCACTAATCGGAGCTCTAATAAGCTCAACCATCGCTATAAGAGCATACAAGAGGAAATCTCTCAACTTATCAGGCGCTATTGCCGGTTTTCTTGTTATGACCATTCATTTCGCTGTCAGTTACAG GTTTGGAGCCATAATACTTgcgttctttctttcttcatcgAAACTTACAAAGGTTggtgaagaaaagaagagacgCATTGACGCTGATTTTAAAGAAGGTGGACAAAGAAACTG GATACAAGTTCTATTCAACAGTGGTATAGCTACAGTTTTGGCCTTGGCTATTTGGAAATTAAGGGGATGGCAGGAAGTCTGCTTGGACACAAAAGAATCAACTGTGCTTACTGCTCTACTTGGTGGTATAATTGGTCATTATTCTTGCTGCAGTGGAGATACTTGGTCTTCAGAGCTTGGTGTGCTTAGTGATGCAACACCTCGATTGATCACAACCTTTAAG CATGTTCGGAGGGGCACAAATGGTGGTGTGACAATAGCAGGACTTGCAGCTGCAGCAGCAGCAGGCGGTGTTATTGGAGTTACATTTGTCCTCTTTGGACTTTTCACAACAAGCTGCGAATATAGTGTAGCTCTGAAGCAACTTTTGGTTATACCTCTCTCTGTAATGGCAGGAGTATGTGGGAGTCTCATAGACTCTCTACTGGGAGCTACACTTCAATTCAGCGGATTCTGCACTGTTCGTAATAAA GTGGTTGGAAAACCAGGACCAACAGTGAAGAAAATTTCAGGGCTTAGCATTCTTGACAACAATGCTGTGAAtcttatttcaataattttgaCCTCATTACTAACTTCAATTTTCTGTGTATACATTTTCTAA
- the LOC8278577 gene encoding uncharacterized protein LOC8278577, translated as MEGEGTEKVAQVVIQTLRTRGWCFDDGSNQLKSLIVIQSALADDTNDATSIANSVESKLLNLDLKSFGAKSLPDRDLLRNNTSHLQGPKVLQISSVRDISVSSIDGFSDSSNRRLLRFTLTDGYNEITAIEYSHIPSIPNDVVPGTKVRLENKVPIQNGIICLNPKVITLIGGAVQSLYEEWQMKQKYLSSFHSSIRLSQEADSGPPQFEKLQIGAAFRCSSQHADCFASTSNSVVHTAADMQFRLHDIHEGHYNIDDRERKEFHKERIGEGQRLMEVAQSGPVPNQATVQQNMSHPNQYARGKNCWGKDKQEGPQVFALHKRIDCLESTSKSSVLAGNTDIRSIDMQQNAADLDDKVTTTSLSEKVEQKSSKSNTRVKEVAESVPVQNQAAAQKLLQKMNIPSQADRYSRGRKHKGRNKQEELQVFTLDEWEKRKAGAKPPMRNNFPDTSCDEDLAWQLQNQLDMEHSQDLQVQTGMHNNVTDDIRMNMFNFERDNDRFHGMDRGGGEWGRGRGRGRGRGRGRGRGRGR; from the exons ATGGAGGGAGAGGGCACGGAAAAGGTTGCACAGGTGGTGATACAAACCCTAAGAACCAGAGGCTGGTGTTTCGACGACGGTAGCAACCAGCTAAAATCCTTAATTGTAATTCAATCAGCATTAGCAGATGATACTAACGACGCGACGTCAATTGCAAATTCCGTTGAATCGAAGCTTCTCAACCTGGACCTTAAATCCTTCGGAGCTAAATCCTTACCCGACCGAGACCTTCTCCGCAACAATACCTCTCATCTTCAAGGTCCTAAAGTCCTTCAG ATATCTTCTGTGCGAGACATATCTGTGAGTAGCATTGATGGATTCTCAGATTCAAGTAACCGGCGTCTGTTGAGATTTACGTTAACCGACGGTTATAATGAAATAACTGCGATCGAGTACTCTCATATACCGTCTATTCCCAATGATGTTGTACCTGGTACTAAG GTCCGACTTGAAAATAAAGTTCCTATACAGAATGGTATAATATGCTTGAACCCTAAGGTGATAACGCTAATAGGAGGTGCTGTTCAGTCACTTTATGAAGAATGGCAAATGAAACAAAAGTATTTAAGTTCATTTCATTCATCAATAAGATTATCACAGGAGGCTGATAGTGGTCCTCCTCAATTTGAGAAATTGCAAATTGGAGCAGCATTTCGTTGTTCTTCTCAGCATGCTG ATTGCTTTGCGTCTACATCCAATAGCGTTGTGCATACTGCTGCAGATATGCAATTTAGGCTGCATGATATACACGAAGGACATTATAATATTGAtgatagagagagaaaagagttCCACAAAGAAAGGATTGGAGAAGGACAAAGACTGATGGAAG TTGCTCAATCTGGCCCTGTTCCTAATCAAGCAACTGTTCAGCAGAATATGAGTCACCCAAATCAGTATGCTAGAGGGAAAAACTGTTGGGGGAAAGATAAGCAAGAAGGGCCACAGGTGTTCGCTCTTCACAAAAGAATTG ATTGCTTGGAGTCTACTTCTAAAAGCAGTGTGCTTGCTGGGAATACTGACATTAGATCTATTGATATGCAACAAAATGCAGCTGACCTTGATGATAAGGTGACAACAACTTCCCTTTCAGAAAAGGTTGAGCAAAAGTCAAGTAAATCCAACACGAGAGTAAAAGAAG TAGCTGAATCAGTGCCTGTCCAAAATCAAGCTGCAGCCCAAAAACTTCTTCAGAAAATGAATATCCCAAGTCAAGCTGATCGGTATTCTAGAGGTCggaaacacaagggtagaaaTAAACAAGAAGAGCTGCAAGTTTTCACCTTAGATGAGTGGGAAAAGCGGAAAGCTGGGGCAAAACCTCCAATGAGAAACAACTTTCCGGATACTAGTTGTGATGAGGACCTTGCATGGCAGCTTCAAAACCAACTTGATATGGAACATTCTCAG GACCTTCAGGTGCAAACGGGAATGCATAACAATGTGACGGATGACATTCGAATGAACatgtttaattttgaaagagatAATGATAGATTTCATGGAATGGATCGTGGAGGGGGAGAATGGGGAAGGGGGAGGgggagaggaagaggaagggGGAGGGGAAGAGGGAGGGGGAGGGGAAGATAA